A window of Erpetoichthys calabaricus chromosome 12, fErpCal1.3, whole genome shotgun sequence contains these coding sequences:
- the LOC127529854 gene encoding uncharacterized protein LOC127529854 gives MSQRSYRPSETDGPKVVLWAAFFVTLTAVILIVPAEPFQLGNLLVDKNFVREGDTVSFKCRTESQNSEVNNLVHLYRNGEKVEIEPSDIELGITTFKLKGITMAQAGNYMCFYGTMTPENMRVTETNNLVSLTVIEYLLVLQADIKNLPTGRADVTFKCFFSNLKKPSKGSFELHRNGELISTQHMSGKPGVDFILKGINVTSSEQYVCMCRTEDDFPLRSQTFSFRGPNNSEESSTSQKNQLTGKCLLKDGQLFQICVQ, from the exons ATGTCTCAGCGTTCATATCGACCTTCAGAAACTGACGGACCAAAGGTGGTCCTGTGGGCAGCTTTCTTCGTCACTCTTA CTGCAGTGATTCTGATCGTGCCAGCAG agccTTTCCAGTTAGGAAATCTTCTAGTGGATAAAAACTTTGTCAGAGAAGGAGACACGGTCTCCTTTAAATGTCGAACAGAATCACAGAACTCAGAAGTCAACAACTTAGTTCACCTGTACAGAAACGGTGAGAAAGTGGAAATAGAGCCAAGTGACATAGAGCTGGGTATTACCACCTTCAAGCTGAAGGGCATCACAATGGCACAAGCGGGCAACTACATGTGCTTCTATGGGACAATGACACCAGAGAACATGAGAGTCACAGAGACAAACAACTTGGTCAGCCTGACGGTCATAG AATATTTGCTCGTCCTGCAAGCAGATATAAAGAATCTGCCCACGGGCAGAGCAGATGTGACCTTCAAATGCTTCTTTTCCAACTTGAAGAAACCGTCAAAGGGCTCCTTTGAGCTGCACAGGAATGGAGAGCTGATCAGCACCCAGCATATGAGTGGCAAACCTGGCGTTGATTTTATCCTTAAGGGAATTAACGTGACAAGTTCTGAACAATACGTGTGCATGTGCAGAACAGAAGATGATTTCCCTTTGCGGAGTCAAACTTTTTCCTTTCGAG GACCAAACAATTCAGAAGAATCATCAACAAGCCAAAAGAACCAATTGACAGGCAAGTGTCTGCTGAAAGACGGGCAACTTTTTCAAATCTGTGTCCAATGA